Proteins encoded in a region of the Xylocopa sonorina isolate GNS202 chromosome 11, iyXylSono1_principal, whole genome shotgun sequence genome:
- the LOC143428824 gene encoding low molecular weight phosphotyrosine protein phosphatase gives MAQKKRVLMICLGNICRSPIAEAVFSDQINKLGLSDSWEVESAALIGYHTGKNPDHRAIATLKEKGIKNYSHKARPITADDFVRFDWIFGMDNNNIQELHNMKPSNGTAKIELLGKYDPEGETIIRDPYYDNNSAGFHKAYEQCVRSISAFLEQHKDNK, from the exons ATGGCACAGAAGAagagagtacttatgatttgtTTAG GAAATATTTGTCGTTCACCTATAGCAGAGGCAGTGTTTAGTgatcaaataaataaattaggCTTAAGTGACTCATGGGAAGTGGAAAGCGCAGCTCTTATCGGTTATCATACCGGTAAAAACCCAGATCACAGAGCTATAGCAACGTTAAAGGAGAAGGGTATCAAGAACTACTCCCACAAAGCAAGACCA ATCACAGCAGATGATTTTGTTAGATTCGATTGGATATTTGGTATGGATAATAATAACATTCAAGAATTGCATAATATGAAACCTAGTAACGGTACTGCTAAAATCGAGCTCTTGGGAAAATATGATCCAGAAGGAGAAACTATAATAAGGGACCCTTACTAT GACAACAACAGTGCTGGATTTCATAAAGCATATGAACAATGTGTACGAAGTATAAGTGCTTTTCTAGAACAACATAAAG
- the LOC143429158 gene encoding uncharacterized protein LOC143429158, with product MDNTLESVGPLYNENPQDEMSYLFGRDPSILAYGHRPCPLKDNKKNLLPFYETEESSDAQETTSNSDLQILPTVKVYLRMKPFPRKIKLSSEQQDAYKILNSTTLFTRLPTLDTNTSCLKRSNSTDIVCRKFTFTKTFGPETTQLELFEQSVKQQMIDFLSGQNSTIMTYGTTNSGKSYTLQGTITSPGIIPRCLEFVFSNITPKPSPSYKPINHCDVITLDPLDRAQELEIKTKLLTFASVDKYQYINAYKEMQKLLQEESPIRPSQCIDAHYSVWVSFAEIYNEIVYDLLSNECQKKRTALKLATDSQGRAFIKGLKTICVNSGSEAYQVLMAGQYNLKVAATALNARSSRSHCIFTIKLLKYYVENNPNSVEVSTFAFCDLAGSERLKKTLNIGDRLKEAQNINTSLLVLGRCLKTIHEGQLTKHKMEHIGPFRESKLTRLFQKALSGKEHIALIVNINPIPNLYIETQNVLNFSAIAKKIVIEKEKVQKKNKSRFSQIVTQSTKTVTDWDATELESSEWHSVDVIEENEYDQEDYDELVNENERLKKEIIALKNSALSRDIQIREEMAEQYKVILKDVEAGWKEHIKLVEEQQEDILQMSIKQVEDFYKEKLDKINSRKRRRSSHSLNYEDDNFQNIQELEIENSRLTSKIVDLKSRVKELRERNQHLTVEKNKATFELGLTKEELQATKTLLSATRQDNCSDKDAKYYMIEIESQLHAKQEQVKKLKEFLNEAKEEYIAITTEMAEKEHIIKKKEEKLVEKQEMIEDLEEELADINVCLIEKTKAADMFEEKLDNQTKILIAHENKIQDMQAQINTLESEKASLLHELEVVKNTECGHFCESLKDPNLEVTVEESSPDVNVERVTEVSTENKDTQTEHEFEAETKAKIIAIEGENSALKEKLGRSTVEIQSLKDELESAKVTLKDISEQISNLQTRNMQPNAENDEATEQQPAVQTVEIGCQAQIDMSEIFEGQSTETSKNDVFDKSSQTIETLTKEETNQTSFIEETDGHDIVLDELAELTVKYDDIKTKYNNIRAKYDDIKTKYHNQTSSLEKSDGEESFLDELAELTVKYDDVKAKYDDIRVKYNDIQAKYDDIKTKYDDINAHYDDIKIKYEEKCSKLNTLQAEFDANLSKCEVEHKETICNLRKELSSAIEKCNIKSQCLDVHVAKVQELEHNLDSVKGLETIINELNKKLETCQAEKDKLQQLFNENCDKILELEDRLELAAETEREKDAEINSIQKEMKHMIQMNKNNEQSDILMETEMKNTIRDLTSTKQMLSQKQEYIQELEMRIKHHEQNTKILDLLQQSAHERQAENERLRIMNEELKNSLIEKEREMESFMKNRDNMVTKYESLVKAQQEELEKHKQELIKHHSKEINHCENTSEDEVVPKSRRGRRQVKKSPKHDDVSIIELSGSESKRTGKRTYLAPPELSSTKKKNTRTKKKLYTTEDDSFQDIESLEVRNVTPATQARSLRSRRK from the exons ATGGATAATACGTTAGAGTCTGTTGGACCTTTATATAATGAGAATCCACAAGATGAAATGTCGTATTTGTTCGGAAGAGATCCAAGTATATTAGCGTACGGACACAGGCCTTGTCCATTGAAGGATAACAAAAAGAATTtacttcctttctatgaaacTGAAGAATCCAGTGATGCACAGGAGACTACTTCGAATTCTGACTTACAAATTTTACCTACCGTTAAAGTGTATTTACGAATGAAACCATTTCCAAGAAAGATAAAATTATCATCAGAGCAACAAGATGCTTACAAGATTTTGAATTCGACTACTTTGTTTACGAGATTACCAACTTTAGACACTAATACTAGTTGTCTGAAGAGATCCAATAGTACGGATATCGTGTGCAGAAAGTTTACATTTACCAAAACTTTTGGTCCAGAGACTACTCAGTTAGAGCTATTTGAACAGTCTGTGAAGCAGCAAATGATAGACTTTCTAAGTGGGCAAAATTCTACAATTATGACTTATG GCACCACAAATTCAGGGAAATCTTATACTTTACAAGGAACCATCACGTCTCCTGGAATTATACCAAGATGTTTAGAATTTGTGTTCTCAAATATTACACCAAAACCTTCGCCATCATACAAGCCTATTAATCATTGTGATGTTATTACTTTGGATCCCCTTGATCGTGCCCAAGAACTAGAGATAAAAACCAAGTTACTGACTTTTGCATCTGTAGATAAATATCAATATATTAATGCCTACAAAGAGATGCAGAAATTACTTCAAGAGGAATCACCTATCAGGCCCAGCCAATGCATCGATGCGCATTACTCTGTTTGGGTTTCGTTTGCTGAAATCTATAATGAGATTGTGTACGATCTTTTGTCAAATGAATGCCAGAAAAAGAGAACAGCTTTAAAATTAGCTACAGATAGCCAGGGAAGGGCATTTATTAAAGGCTTGAAGACTATTTGCGTTAACTCTGGTTCAGAGGCTTATCAAGTGTTAATGGCTGGGCAATATAATTTGAAAGTGGCTGCAACTGCTCTGAATGCAAGAAGTTCTAGATCGCATTGTATATTCACTATAAAATTATTGAAGTATTATGTTGAAAATAATCCTAATTCTGTTGAAGTTAGCAC GTTTGCGTTTTGTGACTTGGCTGGTTCAGAACGTTTAAAAAAGACATTAAATATTGGAGATAGATTAAAAGAAGCGCAAAATATTAATACAAGTCTATTGGTACTAGGAAGATGTTTGAAAACAATTCATGAAGGACAGTTGACAAAGCATAAAATGGAGCATATTGGTCCATTTAGAGAATCAAAATTAACAAGAttatttcaaaaagcattatctGGTAAAGAGCATATAGCTTTGATTGTAAATATCAATCCTATCCCAAATTTATACATAGAAACACAGAATGTGCTCAATTTCTCTGCAATAGCAAAGAAAATAGTTATAGAAAAGGAGAAAGTACAGAAGAAGAATAAATCAAGGTTCTCCCAAATTGTTACACAAAGCACAAAAACTGTAACTGATTGGGATGCTACAGAATTAGAAAGTTCAG AATGGCACAGTGTAGACGTAATAGAGGAAAATGAGTATGATCAAGAAGATTATGATGAATTGGTAAATGAAAACGAGAGATTGAAGAAGGAAATTATCGCATTGAAAAATTCCGCATTGTCCCGCGATATTCAAATACGCGAAGAGATGGCTGAACAGTACAAAGTTATATTGAAAGACGTTGAAGCAGGATGGAA GGAACATATAAAGCTTGTAGAAGAGCAGCAAGAAGATATACTTCAGATGTCCATCAAACAAGTTGAAGATTTTTATAAggaaaaattagataaaattaATAGCCGTAAACGAAGACGTTCATCCCATTCTTTGAATTATGAAGATGACAATTTTCAAAATATTCaagaattagaaatagaaaattcaCGTTTGACATCGAAAATTGTAGATCTAAAGAGCAGAGTGAAAGAACTTAGGGAAAGAAATCAACATCTGACAGTTGAAAAAAATAAAGCAACATTCGAACTTGGCTTGACAAAAGAGGAACTACAAGCCACGAAAACTTTATTAAGTGCAACTCGACAAGATAATTGTTCTGACAAGGACGCGAAGTATTACATGATAGAAATAGAATCTCAGTTGCATGCGAAACAGGAACAAGTCAAG AAACTCAAAGAGTTTTTGAATGAAGCAAAAGAAGAATATATCGCAATCACTACAGAGATGGCAGAAAAAGAAcacataattaaaaaaaaagaagaaaaactagTCGAGAAACAAGAAATGATAGAAGATTTAGAGGAAGAACTTGCAGATATTAATGTTTGTTTAATAGAAAAAACCAAAGCAGCTGatatgtttgaagaaaaattagaTAATCAAACTAAAATCTTGATTGCTCACGAAAATAAAATCCAAGATATGCAAGCACAAATAAATACACTGGAAAGTGAAAAAGCATCGTTATTGCATGAACTTGAAGTAGTTAAAAATACA GAATGTGGACACTTTTGTGAATCTTTGAAAGATCCTAACCTAGAAGTGACTGTAGAAGAATCATCCCCTGATGTTAATGTAGAAAGAGTAACAGAGGTCTCAACTGAGAACAAGGATACACAGACGG AACATGAATTTGAAGCTGAAACAAAGGCAAAGATAATTGCAATAGAAGGTGAAAATTCAGCGTTAAAAGAGAAGTTAGGTCGAAGTACAGTGGAAATACAAAGTTTGAAAGATGAACTAGAATCCGCCAAAGTTACATTAAAAGATATATCTGAGCAAATATCTAATTTACAAACAAGAAATATGCAGCCTAATGCTGAAAATGATGAAGCTACCGAACAACAACCAGCGGTACAAACAGTAGAAATAGGTTGTCAAGCGCAGATTGATATGTCCGAAATATTTGAAGGACAATCCACGGAGACGTCTAAAAACGATGTGTTCGATAAAAGTAGTCAGACAATTGAAACTTTAACGAAAGAAGAGACAAATCAAACGAGTTTCATCGAAGAAACTGATGGTCATGACATCGTTTTGGATGAATTAGCAGAGCTGACCGTAAAATACGATGATATTAagacaaaatataataatattcggGCAAAATATGACGATATCAAGACCAAGTATCACAATCAGACAAGTTCTCTTGAAAAATCTGACGGCGAGGAAAGCTTCTTAGATGAACTAGCAGAATTGACTGTAAAATACGATGATGTTAAAGCAAAATATGATGATATTCGAGTGAAATACAATGATATTCAGGCAAAATATGATGATATCAAGACAAAATACGATGATATTAACGCACACTATGATGATATTAAGATAAAATACGAAGAAAAATGTTCT AAATTAAATACATTGCAAGCAGAGTTTGACGCTAACCTTTCGAAG TGCGAAGTTGAACACAAGGAAACAATATGTAACTTACGAAAGGAATTGTCGTCCGCGATAGAAAAGTGTAATATCAAATCGCAG TGTTTGGATGTTCATGTTGCTAAAGTCCAGGAATTGGAACATAATCTTGACAGTGTTAAAGGGCTCGAAACAATTATTAATGAGCTAAATAAAAAATTAGAAACGTGCCAAGCTGAGAAAGATAAATTACAGCAATTGTTCAACGAGAATTGTGATAAAATTCTAGAATTGGAAGATCGTTTAGAACTCGCAGCGGAAACGGAGCGAGAAAAAGATGCCGAAATAAATTCTATTCAGAAAG aaatgaagcatatgATACAAATGAACAAAAATAATGAACAGAGTGATATATTGATGGAAACGGAAATGAAGAACACAATTAGAGACCTAACTTCGACGAAACAAATGCTTTCACAAAAGCAAGAATATATCCAAGAGTTAGAAATGCGGATCAAACACCACGAGCAAAATACCAAAATTTTAGATCTTCTTCAACAAAGTGCTCACGAGAGGCAAGCTGAGAACGAGAGGTTACGGATTATGAATGAAGAATTGAAGAACAGTCTGATTGAGAAAGAACGAGAAATGGAGTCGTTTATGAAAAACAGGGACAATATGGTAACAAAATATGAAAGCTTGGTAAAAGCTCAGCAAGAAGAGTTAGAGAAACATAAGCAGGAG TTGATCAAACATCATTCGAAGGAAATAAACCATTGCGAAAACACGTCCGAAGATGAGGTGGTACCTAAAAGCCGTCGAGGAAGACGACAAGTAAAGAAGTCACCTAAACATGATGACgtatcaataatcgaactttctgGCTCCGAATCGAA ACGAACTGGAAAACGCACTTACTTAGCGCCTCCAGAACTAAGTTCAACTAAGAAGAAAAACACTCGCACAAAGAAGAAGTTGTATACAACGGAGGATGATTCTTTTCAAGATATTGAGTCGCTTGAGGTAAG AAATGTCACTCCTGCGACGCAAGCACGCTCTTTAAGAAGTAGGCGAAAGTAA